In Pyxidicoccus trucidator, a single genomic region encodes these proteins:
- a CDS encoding helix-turn-helix transcriptional regulator codes for MVDQGVMTSPALNAVLKATVARDYPGISTEGRDKVAMLQDVMDAHGWRAVLELGRELRTLSSHPVLRALVAGATPRHAMERWRTLERFLHSRHRTQLLEHDLARARMTVRHVAIDGGKILTVNDLFIWGVLVALLETAGFTGLKVTLERASGAPVVIHGGASKSAARRLPDATDVATFHWKPTRQAPPPACDAQGRGELHAVRGRLQQLMSGDLLHSWTVEECAQRLSLSRRGLQRALQQEGTTFSETLQRARVDAAHALLGDAGLTLTDVAFCTGFSDQAHFSRTFRRYNDVPPSALRELMLSTTPGGAPRAAPPRTRGSAPRAS; via the coding sequence ATGGTGGACCAAGGTGTGATGACGAGCCCGGCGCTGAATGCCGTGCTGAAGGCCACCGTCGCTCGCGACTACCCGGGGATATCCACCGAGGGACGCGACAAGGTCGCCATGCTCCAGGACGTCATGGACGCACATGGCTGGCGAGCGGTGCTGGAGCTGGGGCGTGAGCTGCGGACCTTGTCGTCGCACCCCGTGCTCCGGGCCCTCGTCGCGGGGGCGACGCCCCGGCACGCGATGGAGCGGTGGAGAACCCTCGAGCGCTTCCTTCACTCACGCCACCGCACCCAGCTCCTCGAGCATGACCTGGCGCGTGCTCGAATGACCGTGCGGCACGTGGCCATCGACGGAGGGAAGATTCTCACCGTCAACGACCTGTTCATCTGGGGCGTCCTCGTGGCGCTCCTGGAGACCGCGGGCTTCACCGGACTGAAAGTGACACTCGAGCGTGCGTCCGGCGCGCCCGTCGTCATCCACGGTGGAGCCTCGAAGTCCGCGGCGAGGAGGCTGCCCGACGCGACCGACGTGGCGACCTTCCATTGGAAGCCCACGAGGCAGGCTCCTCCTCCGGCGTGCGATGCGCAGGGGAGGGGAGAGCTCCACGCGGTTCGTGGCCGGCTCCAGCAGCTCATGAGTGGCGATCTGCTGCACTCCTGGACGGTCGAGGAGTGCGCGCAGCGACTGTCCCTGTCACGTCGTGGCCTTCAACGCGCCCTGCAGCAGGAAGGAACGACGTTCTCCGAGACCCTGCAGCGGGCGCGTGTCGACGCCGCGCATGCACTGCTGGGCGACGCGGGCCTGACGCTGACGGATGTCGCGTTCTGTACCGGCTTCTCCGACCAGGCGCACTTCTCCAGGACGTTTCGCAGGTACAACGACGTGCCTCCCTCGGCACTGCGCGAGCTGATGCTCTCGACTACTCCCGGAGGAGCGCCGCGAGCTGCTCCGCCACGGACACGAGGTTCGGCGCCTCGAGCATCGTGA
- a CDS encoding type 1 glutamine amidotransferase domain-containing protein: MWFLAPLALAGLTAAWGCTTTPTHRVVFPSVPAEVRAPGAVLMVLSAASEQKLADGSTRQTGVFLNEFYEPYRALVDAGYEVVLATPEGRAPAFDPEGVKPSYWKEHPEALAEAQALLTQLPQLRAPLPLSEVRTRSDAFQALLVPGGQGVMVDLLHDTDLHGLLRDFGATARPVGLVCHAPALLSRLPKEQGPFAGRRVTSVSGFEEWYIETFVMGARAQVRGIGDQLDEAGYRHETAFPGRSRAVRDCNLVTSQNPFSGAAFNVHFLAALSDWRNAGRCEPEAGTPPEDSP; the protein is encoded by the coding sequence ATGTGGTTTCTCGCGCCCCTCGCGCTCGCGGGCCTCACCGCCGCGTGGGGCTGCACGACGACTCCCACTCACCGGGTCGTCTTTCCTTCCGTCCCGGCGGAGGTCCGCGCTCCCGGGGCGGTCCTCATGGTCCTCTCCGCCGCGTCCGAGCAGAAACTCGCGGACGGGAGCACCCGCCAGACGGGCGTCTTCTTGAACGAGTTCTACGAGCCCTATCGGGCGCTCGTCGACGCGGGCTACGAGGTGGTGCTCGCGACGCCGGAGGGACGGGCTCCCGCGTTCGACCCGGAGGGCGTGAAGCCGTCCTACTGGAAGGAGCATCCCGAGGCGCTCGCCGAAGCGCAGGCGCTGCTCACGCAGCTTCCCCAGCTGCGTGCACCGCTGCCGCTGTCCGAGGTCCGCACACGCTCGGACGCGTTTCAGGCCCTCCTCGTGCCGGGCGGCCAGGGCGTCATGGTGGACCTGCTCCACGACACGGACCTGCACGGACTGCTCCGCGACTTCGGCGCCACGGCCCGCCCCGTGGGACTCGTCTGCCATGCGCCCGCGCTCCTCTCCCGGTTGCCGAAGGAGCAGGGGCCCTTCGCGGGCCGGCGCGTCACCTCGGTGTCGGGCTTCGAGGAGTGGTACATCGAGACCTTCGTGATGGGCGCCCGCGCACAGGTCCGAGGCATCGGAGACCAACTCGACGAGGCCGGCTACCGCCACGAGACGGCGTTTCCGGGCCGCTCCCGCGCCGTGCGCGACTGCAACCTGGTGACGAGCCAGAATCCATTCTCCGGCGCGGCCTTCAACGTGCACTTCCTCGCCGCGCTCAGCGACTGGCGCAACGCGGGACGGTGCGAGCCGGAAGCCGGCACGCCTCCGGAGGACTCCCCCTGA
- a CDS encoding nucleoside hydrolase gives MNRQRVTSRNWRAAWVAAVLFVGIGCASEDTSSEEVPSGRNVNVDELRPPVIFDHDMDFDDAAALAHLARLHKAGHIDLRLVTITSAGAGLPGRAIRHTRCLLERFGLGTVPVADSRRLGVNPFPDVLRLTFEQVLTDMTPGCLASEEPSTVPAEQAIINVLVESTRPVTVIATGPLTNVAGAIELRASQGGRSLAPRVSRVFVQGGALRVPGGLCCGLEMTFDQTQTFNPWADPVAAQTTLDHFLLTDIAMIGADATNHVPIRTDYLARLNAEATTPEAQFVRDLANHPVITSSVTSGFPIFWWAPLTSVAITTQGVVDDELVRIAVIQTGPSSGRTLEVGAQLGGRLVRFGVSANQVLFEDAFLNGLNTPIP, from the coding sequence ATGAATCGACAGCGCGTCACATCCAGGAACTGGAGGGCCGCGTGGGTGGCGGCGGTGCTGTTCGTCGGCATCGGGTGCGCGTCGGAGGACACCTCCAGCGAAGAGGTCCCTTCGGGGCGGAACGTCAATGTGGACGAGCTGCGCCCCCCGGTGATTTTCGACCACGACATGGACTTCGACGATGCCGCCGCGCTGGCGCACCTGGCTCGACTCCACAAGGCGGGACACATCGACCTGCGGCTGGTGACCATCACCAGCGCGGGCGCGGGACTTCCCGGGCGAGCCATCCGTCACACGCGCTGCCTGCTCGAGCGCTTCGGGCTCGGCACCGTGCCCGTCGCGGACAGTCGGCGCCTGGGCGTCAACCCCTTCCCCGACGTGTTGCGGCTGACCTTCGAGCAGGTGCTGACCGACATGACACCGGGCTGCCTGGCGAGCGAGGAGCCGTCCACGGTGCCCGCCGAGCAGGCGATCATCAACGTGCTCGTCGAGTCGACGCGGCCCGTCACCGTCATCGCCACGGGGCCGCTGACCAACGTGGCCGGGGCCATCGAGCTCCGAGCGTCCCAGGGCGGCAGGTCGCTGGCCCCGAGAGTCTCCCGTGTGTTCGTGCAGGGCGGCGCCCTCCGGGTGCCCGGCGGCCTGTGCTGCGGGCTGGAGATGACGTTCGACCAGACGCAGACGTTCAACCCCTGGGCGGACCCGGTCGCGGCGCAGACCACGCTCGACCACTTCCTGCTGACCGATATCGCCATGATTGGCGCTGACGCGACCAACCACGTGCCGATCCGCACGGACTACCTCGCGCGGCTCAACGCCGAGGCCACCACGCCCGAGGCGCAGTTCGTCCGCGACCTGGCGAACCACCCTGTCATCACCTCCTCGGTCACCTCCGGCTTTCCAATCTTCTGGTGGGCCCCCCTGACCAGCGTCGCAATCACGACCCAGGGCGTCGTCGACGACGAGCTCGTGCGCATCGCCGTCATCCAGACCGGGCCGTCCTCGGGACGCACGCTGGAGGTCGGCGCACAGCTGGGTGGCCGGCTGGTCCGGTTCGGCGTCTCGGCCAACCAGGTGCTCTTCGAGGACGCGTTCCTCAATGGGCTGAACACGCCCATTCCCTGA